Within Limisalsivibrio acetivorans, the genomic segment CACCCCGTATTCATGAGGCTCTATAACCGTTGGCTGGAGCATACAGCAGGCTAGGTTTTCCATCATCCGGCTATGCCTGTACTCTCAACTATCGGAGGTGGTTTATGTTCGATAAAGAGATAAAGGGCGTCAGGATTCAGGTTGTACAGGACGACATAACAGAGATGAGTACCGAGGCTGTGGTAAATGCGGCAAACAGTCAGCTACAGCTCGGGGCTGGTGTGGCAGGAGCTATTCGTTCGAAGGGTGGTGATTCCATCCAGAGGGAGTGTGATGAAATCGGCGGTGCAGAGCTTGGAACAGCCGTTATCACAGGGGGCGGTGACCTTAAGGCGAAGTATGTGATCCACACCGTGGGCCCCCGCTATAATCAGGACCCTGAGCCTTCTAAAAATCTCTATTCCGCCGTTGCCTCGGCACTGGATGTTGCCGCCGGTAACAGTGTCAGCTCCATAGCGATCCCTGCAATCTCTACAGGTGTATACGGATACCCCCTTGAGGATGCAGCTGAGATTATCGTTTCTGCTGTTGGTGACTATGCCGAGAAGGGGGGTAACTATCCCTCTCATATC encodes:
- a CDS encoding macro domain-containing protein, translating into MFDKEIKGVRIQVVQDDITEMSTEAVVNAANSQLQLGAGVAGAIRSKGGDSIQRECDEIGGAELGTAVITGGGDLKAKYVIHTVGPRYNQDPEPSKNLYSAVASALDVAAGNSVSSIAIPAISTGVYGYPLEDAAEIIVSAVGDYAEKGGNYPSHIVLCLYSSKDYEIFLREMKKRFPDE